CGTTCACGTTCACGTTCACGTTCCCTCTCCCGTTCTCGTTCTTtgtctttacttttctttttcttgctgGTAGAGCGCTCTCGCTCCTCACGAATGCGTTCTTTGTCACTCCTGCGTTCCCTTTCTCTGTCCTTATccctctttttttccttcttgtGCCTGTACAGAGTAAAGAGAAAACCCCAAATAAAACATTGACACAGGCAACCTAACTTGATAGAAAATTTGAGTGTACACGCAGTAAACCCTGATACAATCAAACCAGGGTTCCTAAACCTTTCTCATGCAAAGACTTTCTGTTTCCTTGAGTCAATTTCTAAATTTCCTAGCTTTTTACACTGATCTGAAAACATTAAATGCcacaaaagaaagaaggaaggtAAGGGAGGAAGACAAGGGAGAAAGCAGGGATGCCAGGGAAGGACAAATACAAGATAGGAATGGAGGGAGAAAAGTAGGATAACATTTAGACAAATTAGGAAATAAAGTCttgaaataaaagtatttttcctgaaaaaattcCACACTTTACAATACTTCTGCAGACTGTGAAGAAGACCTGTCAAACATAACAGTACACCGACCTTCGAGGAGACGGAGAGGGAGAAATTCTCCGTTTTGGCGATTTCTTTGGAGATCGGGTGGCGCTGCGACTTCGCCTGCGTCTGCTGTGTAGcagatcagaaaaaaatgtgAGATGAGGATGCAGGATTTATTTCACATTCATACAGGTAAGGAAGGTTTCCTGTAAAAGCACCAATAAAATTCTCTGATTAACCGGAGAGGCGCAGTAGGATGTTTTATCTTCTGGCCCATTCAAAGCCACAATGATGAACTTTGTAGCCCACTGGTATCCACTTCGAAAATAACGAGACAAATAAGACTCATAGAAATCAACAGAGGCAGCCACTAGGCATGGCCCAGTTACTGGTATGAAGGTATACAAAGGTTACAactattttctttattccagGGTTTAATGATTTTTCTCTAGCTGAGTGGAGCATAGAGTAACATATCACCCTATTGTTGCTAAGCAATATGCCAGCTGGCTGAAAACAGGCTCctacacttttcttttgtttacaaGAACGACAAACACAGCTGTTACGAAATATTTCTGGCTGCAAAAAAACGAACAAAAAGGAAACCTAAGGAGGGCCTGAGCGGCTTGTCAGTTAAGCAGCCGACTAGAAGCTGGCTAcatgagcagatagcctgactaaccAGCGGATTAGTTTATAGAGAACAGCAAAAAGGGTGTTCTCTGTGTAATAAACTATAATAAACAGTTGAACACTACCACTGAAGTTAGaagatgtttatatttttgcaggCGTTAAGGCTGTACATCAAAATCTGATGTTATGACATCATTGTAACAGGAAGCAAGGTCAATATCttgacagtttaaaaaaaattaatgacacaattaaattactttttttagatgtattaataataataatcctaaCAATGTGATATTCatactaaccctaaccctaatctGCACATTTACTGCTATAATTTTGACGATCTGACTGAAGAGGTAGTTTTCCAAGTGAAAGTTCTTACTAATACACAGTAAGATTCTCAGAGGTCTGTCTGTAGTAACAAAGTAGGATAGAACAGAGAGCAGGTAAAGTCCCATCAAAATCATCAACAGGCATGTTTTCCATTTCAGCAAAGTATAATAAAACCAATGTAAGCTCCATTCTACACCCTAGTGTTCAAACGAAAGCCAGAATAGTCTTCAAGCAAACATAAGATTCTATGAAAGTAAACTAAACATGTCCTGAGCTGTACTCACCGACTCACGCTGCGCGACCTCCTGGCTGTACTGTAGCTTTTAGGAGGTGTTTTTGACCTCCTCCTCCCAACATcgtccttctttctttctctgcagATACATTAAATACATAGATCACCAACAAGTTCTCCAGCTGCTCATGTCAGACAGCAAGCTCAATGTGAAGCTCTTCCACCATGAACTCACCTCGATCTGCTTCGAGATCGCCTGCCCCTGTCTCTGGAGTGGGTGTGTCTCCTGCGTGGGCTTTTGGAGCGCCTCCTGCTTCTTGAGTTGGACCTGCGTCTTGATCTGCTCCTGGTTCGCCTGCGACTGAAGATCCACAGGattcaacatttttgttaacaCACAGAAAAGGTCAATCTATTTCAGATGTTCCAACAGCCTTACCTATGTCTTGAACGTGACCTGGACCTTCTTCTTCTGGACCTGGATCGAGACCGAGAATGTTTCTTTTTGCTCTCCTTAtctgcagaaaataaaagaatattcATCTTGAGACTTTTCAAAATAACTCGTTTCACACGTTTTTATTTAGCTGTATGGAAACCAGTCAAGgcaaatcaaatattttttttgccttGACCGCCTTTTCATTGATGCACTCACGTCCAGGTTCAATAGCAGCAGAAATTAGTGACTgagcctctctgaccctcttcaTTGCTTCTTCAATCTCTTTATTGGACGCATCAGCCTTCAAGCTTGCACTCAGGTTTAAACCGGCAGCCAAGGGGTTCAGTCTGATCAAAGACAAGAGTTTACTCATAATTACTGTACCTACAccaaattgtttttattcatatatatatatatatatatatattcaacaaatcTTTGTGTAGACTTACTTTGGATCTGTCATCATCTTCAGCAACTGATCTGCAGCCTGTAGGAAGACAGAAGATGGTCAAAAAGTctgtttaatgtgtttattgaAAAACAGCAGCTGAAGTAAGTAGCATGCAGGTCTCACCTGTGGGTTCATATTAGGCCCAGCGAATCCAAATGCCGCCATTGGATCTATAGTGTGAGCACCAAAGGGGTTACCCCCgagctggggaaaaaaaaaaaaaatgcatcatgTTAAATTGTTTACATTTGACCATGTTGCCAACATGTAACAAAACACAGGCAATCTTGATCACTGCtactaaaaatacaaatcacTGGGCAACAATAGCAGAAATCTGAAATAGAAACTTTAACCAAAATTGCACCAGAAAGAGCTGTAACTTGGTTAAATTGAACCATATCTcttatgttttcacattttgtcacgctaCACCCACAGACGTcagtgtttgtggttttaacgtgGTTGtaaattaggatttcatgtaACAGAAAACCCaaggtagtgcataattgtagagaagaaggaaaatgacatatggttttcaaattttaacaaaagaaacacaaatttaTTTCTCTGATACCTCTTAATCCCTTGCATCCAACTACTTTAGATGTCACAATTAAAGTGTGTGTAATTTGATGTCAGtaaaaatacagctgttctgtgaaggctttagaggtttgttagagaacatcaacaaacaagcatcatgaagaccaaggagcacaccACATGTCAAGGAGAGTTGTGGAGAGGTTATGGGTTAAAATCCCACGCCTTGACATTTcacaacaacaataacaataacagtgtcttcagtcagaggcttcttcagatctgctttaAGACaaaccactacaggagatccttcctgcccacagccatcatcaTCTAcagcagctctttgaagaaacctggataatatgagctataacaacatttaatttccctttgggattaataaagtacttttgaattgaaattgaatttcatgGGTCACTGTTCTATCTGAAATAGGAAGAAGTGCAGCACAACTGCAAGACTACCAAGACATTAAACTCACATCCCAGTCAAGGAGATGATTAtatagagaagcagccaagacgCCCACGGTAACTGTGGAGGATCTGCAGACATCCACAACTCAGTTGGGATAATATAAACAGGCCAGCTATTAGTTgggcactccacaaatctgtctTTAATGGgagaagaaagccactgttgaaagaaaggcaTAAGAAGTCCCAATttctacaagccatgtagggaacgCAGCAAATTTCTTAGAAGgagttgctctggtcagataagaccaaaatgtaacattttggcTTACACGCAAAATACTTTGTGTGGCATGAAGTACTGCACATCAACCTAAACTTTCCATTCCCAAAAGAAATTTGGTGGCTAAATATACGCCCTACTTCTTCAgatttacatttataaaaaaaaacaaaataaaacctttaaaatcatgtattcggttccttccatttcacaattatgcattccATTGTATACAAAAGTCttacaaaaaatacattaaagtctgtggctgtaatgtgtGAAATTTCCAAGGTACTCTACATTCTGTCACAATTAAAGTTTCTAATATAATAGATCTGAAGTCTTACAGCTGGATTTGGGAGGGGATTTGGTGTCGGGAGAAGGCCTCCGCCTGGCAAAATCCCTGCAACAGCATTTGCTGGGGCCAAAAGGGACAAAGCTTTAGCCTCATCTGGAATAGATcctacagcaaaataaaaaacaggcaTTAGGAGAGAAAGTCTAAACATTCAGAAAATTCATAGAcgttctgaaaaagaaaaaaaagaaaagtcttcTCACTGCATTTCTTCAAATTAGGTTCAACATAGAGGACACTTACAGATCAGAGTTCCCTAATTCAAAAAGTAATCATTGCAGTGACTTAACTATTGCTGGAATAAATCACACTATTCCAATGAACACTGCCAAGAATATATcacctgaatgtgttttttaagtCATGAACCAAACGTTAGCAAGCACATCGGCTTCTCCAGTTGGGTGTGCCCTCAATTTTCATTTAGATGCTTACTGAAACAAGCGACTCACGCTGGCGGCTTCGCTACTAAAAGCACACAGAGAAAAATCGAGATACACACAACAGAGAGAATTTTAAGGATTTGGcaggaaaactaaaaaaaaaaaaaaaaaaaaagctagcaGTGTCTActtactaaaaacacatttcagagGATTAAGTGGTTAGGCTAAATGATAAAATTCAGGGTAGGTAGCATCCCTGCTGTACATCGTAGGCTAAAAATCCTTACCTCACACTGCATCACTTAACCACACCTTGGCAGGAGATGGAAGTCTTGATTAATTTTTGCTACCAGAGTTATTTTTCTAAAGCTGTCAGCTTTACATAAAATACACAACAcctctagttttattttttatttttcaaactgcGCAAACACCTCATTACCATTTATCTTAACCCAGTCCCAATGCAACTTattcacaaaaatcacatgacCTAAATTCGGACACAAcagggaaaacatttaaacacaagaGCACACTGGAGAGAGAAATTGCTGCAGGACACAAAACTGTTGGATGGTATTTTCTGCAGGGTCTGGTATACAGGACTGGCTGAGCCAGGAAAAAGAACtgtaaaacacaacaacaaaacaaaaaaagaccacTGTTAAAAGAGAATATTGTACTAGCATTGTCATGTTGGGTggatatttcaaacatttaacaaCAAGAAGGAGTTTTATCATCAGTGACATCAGGCATCCAGTAAATGAAAAGAGTTACCCTTTTTGAAGTCCAGGTTTAGCTCACACTGAAAGAATGGGGTTATTTTAAGCCaccttgatgttttttttacgcTGCCTCTTTCTATCAAATCCAAAGAATTAATGCCGTTTCAAGGTCAACCTTTTAAGGATGAACgtgtttttgaatattttccatAGTCAATTATCGGCCAGCAACAACTAATGCTAAAATTTCTGAAGCATTTTGTATATGTTGTTTTAGCAAAGGGTAATAAACCTGGAGATGCATCGAGAAACTGGCTGGTGATCAGAATCAGACAATTTTCAGGTTGACTGGCTGttcagaaactcaaaaatcaaatatttttctgaTCAGCGATGGCGCCATGCGTAAGCACTCATAAGTCTTATACCTGAGCGCTTCCacactctttggtgtggacGCTTTTACTGTGGGTAGAACACTTGAAGTTAACATTTTCAGTTAGAAATGAAATCAGATGACGTGCAGGAGGTTTCGGAAACTGTTTTCTAAAAAGGCATATTTGCTGTTCAGTTAGGCTGCAGCAACAGAGAGCGTTTTTTTCATGTGTGAGACATTTTTCCAACTcagcaaaacataaaatgatTCAGAACAGACTTCAAAATGTACCAAAAAACTTAAAAGTATTTCAGGAATGTGAAGTTTTCTTTTGAGTTTTCAAGCTCAGTGTTATGCTGGATTGGTAAATTTTGCCAGTCGTTTGGAGACCCGAGTTAATGTAATGGTATGGATTTTCTAGAGAATATACGGCGAAACTGCTGTGTTCACTTGGTAATCCTAGCGTCTTAAATAGGCTTAATTCCCAGTATAAATTCTTAagagaatttaaaatgtcaactggggatgggtacctttcacatctGAACCGATACAGGACCTGGGAATCAGTATCAGTACTCAATGGTACCAgttttttgtacttttgtttgtgtgtttatgtgataataaatgttaatttgtttaataaaatctaaaaatttttaaattcaacatatttatttctcaatatataactTTAACAAATATATCAAAGCAACatcagctgtttgtattgtaacatagaagttttatcaaacatttcttcaacacgAAAACCCTTAACTTACTACGCAGTCTTTTTTCTTAATAATGCACAACTTAAAACCCAGCCATGTTGTTGGCTGCAGACGATGAGTcgctaacggatgcaggcgtgctaacagtgccgaatgcaggagttgtagtcGTAGATCTGACGCTGATGAAAATTGCGCTCACTTCAGCATTGAGAAAGAtgttgtgcttaaccaggtgcatcttcagattagaagtattcctgctgctggccttgcacttcaaGTCACAAATATTCCAGCAAGCGTAATCTGCATCACCTTTTGAAAAGTGCAGCCATACTTTcgagcgctttctatcagccatgctttgttgacggcGCCAGtggctactgacgtcattatgctcttgtgcgtgcaatactgtgttcatgtccgggATGGAAAATTGTCCACTCTTCCACttcctcagtgtcacaatgatgggTTAAGGcaccgtttgattttacgtgaacGACGGAATTCGGTCCCCATCCCTAATGTCAActtatttcagctttaatttttttcaaataagtaaaatcttgttttttagtAATGCTCACTCACACACATTGTGTGTTGCATTGGCTTCCAATTTAAATGTCCCCTCATTGTAAGGAGCctagaaatattttgaaagctGTTGATTATAGCTGGAAATGCGAAATCTGAATTGGCTAAAACTGATTttggcaggtcaaagctttaccaAAAACTGACTACAAATCCCCTCGGTGCATCTCTAACACAAAAGGAACCAGTATTTCTGGTAGGAACTGCTTTAAGCTGTGCACTCTGACACATTACAACGTAGTGGCTTTGATTCAAAATATCAACTTCTTTTGCAGCAGAGAGTCAAAACACATGTAGTTGTTTTTAGTTTCTCTTCATGAATATTTCATGAACAGTAAAAGAGTAATGTATATGAATAATATAATGAATGGCCAAGCAGCACTTAAAAAGGGTTGAACACATTGCATTTTAAGCAATGCTTCTAACAAGTCATTCACATCTGACCTTTATACTCTATAGcacttaaaataagaaaaaaagagggaaaGAGAAAGTCCAGGCAGAGACAGAATAGAGGACAAAATAGAGGGGTGGGGCTTGAATGCTTGCTGGCCTTTGCAAATGTCTACAATTCCCTGTTGGCAGGCAGACGACCATCAACGAGGGGGCTGCTTTTGCCTTCTTCACTACAAAAaccatacatacacacacacacacatacacacacaaataacAGAGAGAGGTTTAACAGTGGATAGTCCAATATGGGGGAAAATGTACATATGGTAATGTGCTTATTCTATTTTGTTACAGATCTCGGCGGTGTCGGCACAGCCTGCTGCTGGGGAACGTCAACTCCTTTTGTGTAAAGCAGATTTTGCTACATTACATCATTTTTCTTATAAGCAGCACCTGTTAACTCTAGacaaagggaaaataaactgataagCCAGAGATACAATCCACACAAAGCAATAACAACTGCATTGTGCTGTTGCCTCCATCTATTTAAggaattaataaaagaaatctgCTTTACACATAGTTTTACTAACCAGAAGAACCGGCAGTGCCTGTTGCAATCAATCTGCCTTAAAATAGTTTGAGCTGAGGAGATGGAATCCATTTTACTTGTTTACTGTGTTACTTGGCATTCATTTAAAAGGTGCACAATCTAGCAGAATAACAAGACAAACCTTCAGCAAATGGGACCACGATCAACGCTCTATCCACAAACACCGTATTGGTAAGATGCTGAGACACTCCCACAGACTCTGGCTCCTGGAACTTCACAAAGCAGACACGTGATGTCACCGGCATAGGGGAATCACTGTAAATGAACATTTCGAAAAATTACATGAATGTCACAAAAACAGCTAAACTATCATCTCATATTTTATGATCATTAAAAGACTGGGTAAAGAATTCGAGATGGCTATAATGACTACCATAAGAGGACTAAACCCGCAGCTGTGGGGAACACTTTGTTCACAAGTAGAAATGCACCAATCAATCACCCAGAGATAGGAATCGGCCAATTCTCACCTGATTGGCTTGATCATTGACTGACCgtaatttttttctgcaaattAAATACATCAGGACTAAGAGCTCCTACTATTTTCAGTCTATAAAACACATTAACCAACAGCATGGACACTTTTTCTAATCCCATAAACATTAGGGACACACATTTTGGAGGATAAATGGGAATAATCTTGTAATTCCATTATTTTTAGTTGGATTTAAAACTATCAATAATGATAATGAATCCGTATTCAGTTTATTAATAATGCAATGTAAGTTTAAAATCAATCAAGTGTTGGAGTTTATTAATAGTGGTCTAAAGTTTTTGTTGGTGTCGTTTTAAAAAGGTTTCACCAATCAAAACCTCTATCTGTATTCAGTTTATGTTACCTGACCTGGATGAATGAAAACGCGAAAGAAAGcaatttcattgtttatttaaaaacagtgtCTAAATTGTATCTATACATCTATCTTAATAATCCATTACAGGTATTACCAGTCTAGATATGGTGAGGATTTTTTAGTTGTCTGATCCGTTCCACTGTGGAAACcaaaaaagctgtaaaatgtttttaattctaACGCAAATCaagttaaaaatttttttttttttacatccgtGATCAGTAGTGGACCAGTCTGAGGATTTAACGACAGTTTGATTTATAGTTTTGTAAGCGGATCTAAGGTTGTTCGGATTTTAAAAAGAGCGGTGAAAGAGCCCTTTGCGCAATTGGCAAATCGGAAGCTAGCTTTAGCTTTAGCGTCGTGCTCTGGTTAGCTTGGGGCCTACATTTCCGTTACACAAAATATAGCATGTTACAGCTATTAGAACCCCAGAAACACCTACTTGCATTTTATTAACATTAAAAATGTAGACAGGAAGCTAATTAGCCAACTCACTCGGGCGGAAAAAGCTTTAGTTCCTCGATGGTTCCCAGAAAACCAAACAATGTCCTCATCTGTTCCGACGTTGTGCTCGGCGACACATTGGTCACCTGAACCACCCGCGTCGTGTAACTCATTTTCGAGACAAGTACCGTTTtttcaacaacaacaaatagACACCCACTGAAATTAAATTGCTGCAGCGTCTATTCGTATctcataaaaaaatgtttgcaaataacCAGCAGGACAAATGCCAGAAATCGACTAGAAGAAGAAACGACTGCTGAACGTTTCAGCCATATTGGATAATACTTGAATTCAGTGCGCATGCGTAGAAGGGACAGGCCTAAATGCAGAATAACAATCAGGAAATGTACTTTATCGATTGTTtacgtttgttttttgttggattTAATCAAATGATGTAAAAAGGCATTGTATACTATCGTAGACAAAATGAATATTTagtgagagaaaaataaatcgCTTTTAATGACCTACAGAGGTCGCCCTCTCGTCCTTTCAGGTGGCATAAGCGGGGGAATGtaccatatattttaaatatatggtacattttaatttttgtccATGTAACTTAAtgtaatgtgtgtgttttttcattagtaagcatgcaatataatataataatatgcAGTATGTATATAGTTTAGAAAAGTATGAAACTTCACTGgaaatttatttgcattttcagactttgtttcctgtttaaaagtttattaggatccatccatctatccattttctcatccatccatccatccatccacccatccatccagtctCTAGTTTTTATAGCTTCCATATTTAAATCCTAATCATTGTTGAAATACCTGCCATAA
This genomic interval from Girardinichthys multiradiatus isolate DD_20200921_A chromosome 6, DD_fGirMul_XY1, whole genome shotgun sequence contains the following:
- the LOC124870022 gene encoding serine/arginine-rich splicing factor 11-like isoform X1; the protein is MSYTTRVVQVTNVSPSTTSEQMRTLFGFLGTIEELKLFPPDDSPMPVTSRVCFVKFQEPESVGVSQHLTNTVFVDRALIVVPFAEGSIPDEAKALSLLAPANAVAGILPGGGLLPTPNPLPNPALGGNPFGAHTIDPMAAFGFAGPNMNPQAADQLLKMMTDPKLNPLAAGLNLSASLKADASNKEIEEAMKRVREAQSLISAAIEPGHKESKKKHSRSRSRSRRRRSRSRSRHSRRRTRSRSRRRSNSRSRRRSKSPRRRHTHSRDRGRRSRSRSRERKKDDVGRRRSKTPPKSYSTARRSRSVSRRRRRSRSATRSPKKSPKRRISPSPSPRRHKKEKKRDKDRERERRSDKERIREERERSTSKKKKSKDKERERERERERERERERKSDVDKGDIKITRDYDEEEQGYDSEKEREDRKDSDDSAMSPQSVEGNGSARVVKQAKVNGADDHHEEDMDVSD
- the LOC124870022 gene encoding serine/arginine-rich splicing factor 11-like isoform X2, with product MAAFGFAGPNMNPQAADQLLKMMTDPKLNPLAAGLNLSASLKADASNKEIEEAMKRVREAQSLISAAIEPGHKESKKKHSRSRSRSRRRRSRSRSRHSRRRTRSRSRRRSNSRSRRRSKSPRRRHTHSRDRGRRSRSRSRERKKDDVGRRRSKTPPKSYSTARRSRSVSRRRRRSRSATRSPKKSPKRRISPSPSPRRHKKEKKRDKDRERERRSDKERIREERERSTSKKKKSKDKERERERERERERERERKSDVDKGDIKITRDYDEEEQGYDSEKEREDRKDSDDSAMSPQSVEGNGSARVVKQAKVNGADDHHEEDMDVSD